The nucleotide sequence TGCGCCTGTCGAATAAACTATTCAATGAAGAGTCGAAAGCCGCGGGAGTTTTACGTACCGTCCTGTTCGGGATACTGCTCCCCGTCATCATCGCGTTAATCCTCGGCTTCTGGCAGGAGATTTCGATTATCGGTCAGGCCGCGGTGATGAATGCCGGGGATGTCGTGCCGCGTGTCCTGCTCAGTCTGGCGCTCTACGGGATTATCCCGTTACGGATACTGATAGCCGCCGCGCCGCCCTACCGGGTCGCGAATACCGGGGTGGGGATTGCGTCGCTCACGGTATACTTCGTCACCCTGCTGCCGTATATCGAATCGCTGATAGGAAGGGGTAAATGAAATGAATTGGAAAACCATATCCGGAACTCTGGCAAAATATGTGAATTTGGACGAATTAGTGTTCGATATCACGCTGGCGTTGTTTGCGATATTTTTCCGCGCGCTGATCATCCCCGCCGGAAAGACGGTCGTCGATATTCTGAACCCGACAACCGCGGTCATGCTCACCCTGCTGATCGATTTCTTCGTGACGTTCTTTTTAGGGAATCTTTTCCTGAGGTACGAACCTTTATTCGAAAAGCATCCGGGGGTAAAAAATCTCCTGTATGTGGTAATCTCGCTGACCATACTTTTCCTTTATATAGGTATTCCGGCGAATATGTACAATTTCGGGCTGATCAAGCCGGATAATATGATGATACCGTTCCTCGCGGGATTATTCCTGATCATAGGCGCCGCGTTTATGGGGTTTGATAAGGATAGGGGCACCGGGTGCGGCGTCACTTTGGCGATACTCTCGATACCCGTCCTGTTCGGATTAATATATGTGATGCTTTATATCGGCGAGGAGATGAAAAACTGGTTCCTCGGCTCCGTCGTGCTCATCGTGGGGTTGATTGCCTATGGCGTAGGTATCTGGCTCGTAGGGCGGCTGAAAAAAACGTTGCTCGAAGAGGGGTCGAAGGTGATGGGCATCGTCAGGATTGTTGTATTCGGGGTAATGTTTCCCCTGACAGTCGCGCTGATGCTCGGGTTCTGGCAGGAAATCAGCATCATAGCGATGGTAAAAAACGGTGGGACATTCGGGTTTAACATGATCTTTAACCTCGTACTGTACGGTATCATTCCCGTGCGGATACTGATGGCCGCCGCGCCGCCGTACCGGATTATCAATACCGGGGTGGGGATTGCGTCGCTCACGGTATATTTCTTCACCCTTCAGGCATATATCGAATCTTTGATAGGAGCGGTTAAATAATATGGAAATTACCAGCGTGCCTTTGGCCGAAGCGCCCGTAGAAGAGAAAAAGCCCCGGGGCATTATCAACCCCGACGAACTGGTGTTCGATATCCTGCTGATCGCCAGCGCGCTGTTCTTTCGCGGCGCGATCATCCCTGCGGGTAAAAGCGTACTCGATCTGATGACGCCCTGGGTGCTGATTCCCGTGTTATTTATCGGGGCGTTCGTTCTGACGATGTCCTACGGGCAGTTGAACCGCCGTTACCGGACGCTTACCGCTGAAAAATCGGCGCCCCGGAAGCTCGCGGCGGTGTTCTTTATCATCCTGACTGTTTTTTCTATCGGGAGCCTGATCGCGTTTTTCAGTAAGATCGCGTTCCTCTATGTCGGGGAGGGCGTCTTCATCCTATGCGGCTTATTCCTGCTCCCGATGACGGGGGTGATCGGGGCGGTATACGGCAATATGGAGGATGCCGGCTCGAAAAAGATATTTACCGGGATCATCCTCCTGACACTTACGGCGGTAATCGGCCTTTATGCCGTATTTCGGCTTCACCCCGTGCTGCACGGGTTCGTTAACGGATTTGTGGCGGAGCAGTTCCAAGGTTCCGCAGGTTATATTGTCCTGATCGTCCTGCTCGCGGTTCTGGTCACGTTTTATATCCTGATGTGGCCGGTATTCCAGAAAGTATTCGATTATTTTTACAGCGACGGAGACACGTTATGGAGTAAGGTACGGGAAATTATAAAACACGTGCTGATATCGGCTCTGCTGATCGGGAGTATCTTTATCATTCAGGAGCTTATGGTGACATGGGGAGTGCGCGCAGCGGAGATGAAGACCGGCCCGGCCTTTTCGATAGCGCCGCTGTTTTTCTTCGGGCTAATCCCGGTGCGGGTACTGACCATGTTCGCGCCGCCGATTAGGGTTATTAGCCTGATAACGGGCGCGGCCGCAGTCGGGATATATCTTTATATGCTGATCGCCTATCTGCCTCAGCTTCGCGCGATTTTCGGGTAGGTTCAGAACTTCACTTCGCCCTTGAAGTCGGGGTGTTCCAGGAACGATTGCACCTTCGCTTTGATCTGGTCACGCACCTTCCGCGTCAGTTCCATGATCACATCGTCCGTGCCGGTGAATTTCGACGGGTCGGGGAATCCCCAATGCATCCGCATCAGCGTCCCGGGGAATACCGGGCACTGTTCCTGCTGGGATTCGTCGCAAACAGTCACCACGTAATGATACCTGCGTCCCTCGCGGAAGAAGTCGAACGCCTTATCGACGCTGTTATGCGATATATCTATACCTTCCTCGGCCATCACACGTACCACATACGGGTTCAGCCCCGATCCGGGTTCGATCCCCGCGCTCTCTGCGAAATATTTATCCCCGCCGAGACTGTTGACATACGCCTCAGCCATCTGGCTTCGGGCGGCATTATGCGTGCATACGAAAAGTATCCTTATTTTTTCCATATTATCCTCTCGGAGTATAATAAGCCATATTCGTTAATTTCGGAAGAAAACTTTGTTAATATTCGGTGAATTTTTACGGGCGAGGTTACCCGACGTCCACGCAGATCATACAGACGTCGTCGTCGAACTCCTCCGTGCCCCGGAAGTCGCGCAGACGCTCGGACATCCGTTCCACGAACGCGCCGCATTCCAGCCCGCGCAGGTCGTCGATCGCGTCGCGGATAATCTCCGTCTCGAAGTCGGGGGTGAACGGGTTGATTCCTTTATCCGTCTCGTTGACCGTCTCGACCAGCCCGTCGGTATATAAGAGGAGTTTGCTTCCCGCGGCCAGTTCGACCTTCTGGTTGGTATAGCTCTTCCCGATTATTTTCAGCCGGTCGTTATCCAGCACCGCGAGCGGGATGCCGCTTTTTTCCATCTTGAGGAGCTCGGTCTTTTTCCCGCTGATGAGGTACGGGGGATTATGCCCGGCGTTCGCGTAGATAAATATCCGCGTGCGGCGGTTAAAGATACCGTAGAACGCGGTGATAAAATTACCGTCGGTGCGTTCCAGCAGCGAGGAGTTGAGGTATTGAAG is from Brevinematales bacterium and encodes:
- a CDS encoding arsenate reductase ArsC → MEKIRILFVCTHNAARSQMAEAYVNSLGGDKYFAESAGIEPGSGLNPYVVRVMAEEGIDISHNSVDKAFDFFREGRRYHYVVTVCDESQQEQCPVFPGTLMRMHWGFPDPSKFTGTDDVIMELTRKVRDQIKAKVQSFLEHPDFKGEVKF